The DNA region TTAACTTTACCCAAAATAATCGTTCTTTTAGGTCCTACTGCATCAGGAAAATCGGATATTGCTATTAAGCTTGCCCAGGAATTTAACGGGGAAATAATTTCTGCTGACAGCCGGCAAGTTTATCGCGGGATGAATATTGGTTCTGGCAAGGTAACAGAAGCGGAACAGAAAATGGCAATTCATCATATGCTTGATATTGCCGACCCTAATGATGAGTTTAATATTTCACATTTCAAAAAATCAGCGGAAAAAATAATTAAAGATATTTTAAAGCGGAAAAAATTGCCCATTATTTGCGGAGGTACCGGATTCTGGATCAAGGCTATTGTTGATAATTTGCAGTTGCCGGAAGTGAAACCAGATAAAAAGTTGCGTAACTTGTTAAGCAACAAATCAGCCGAAGAACTTTTTAAAATGCTAAGAAAGCTTGATCCAGAAAGAGCGGAAAGTATTGATCCAAAAAATAAAGTGCGCTTAATTCGCGCCATTGAAATCTGTGAAACATTAGGTACTGTTCCGAAAATGACAACTGCCGATAAAGAGTCAAGGAAATATGAATTTTTACAAATTAGCATCAACGTGCCGAAAAAAATTTTAACTGAAAAAATAAAAAAACGCCTAGAGCAACGTTTTAAACAAGGGATGATTGAAGAAGTGCAGAATCTGAATAAAAATGGTGTTTCCTGGGAACGCTTGGAATATTTCGGCCTGGAATACCGCTGGATCGCCAGATATCTTCAAAATAAAGTTTCTCTTTCGGAAATGAAAGAAAAACTTTATTTTGATATCATACACTATGCCAAGCGTCAGATGACATGGTTCAAGAAAGATAAAAGAATTCTATGGCTGAAAGATTATAGAGAGATTAAAAAAGAAATAATGCAATTTCTAAAACACTAATCTTTAGAATTTACTTCATCTTCCAATATTCCCTCTTCAAAAGATTTAGTCATATAAGCAACTCCGGAAGCAAACTTTTCAGCAGCATTTTCTTCTAATATTTCAATTTCTTTAGGAGATAGTGGAAGTTTTGATGAAACTTCAGTTTCTACAAATCCTTCTATGTCATTAGCCAACAAAGCTTTTTGGATTTGTTTATCATTAAGATCCGTCATCTTCAACTTGGAACGCACTTTAGCTATAACCCTCTCTAGGGGGCTGCCTTCTAAAACACTTTCCCTGAAATCATCTCCGGTTTCTATTCCATTACCCTTTGCTGGATTTTCAAAAATACTTTTTCCATTAAGCATAGATTTAAAAAAAATTATTATTTTATTTTTTTACGAAGTAGTTCCATAACCATTCCTGGGTTAGCTTTTCCTTTGGTTTCCTTCATAATTTGTCCAACCAAAAACTGCAAAGCATTTTGCTTACCGGATTTATAATCTTCAACTGATTTTGCATTAGCTTCAAGTACACTTTCAACGGCAGCTTCCAGTTCGGATGCATCCTGCATTTGCCCCAGATTTTTTTCTTCAATAATTTGAGACGGATCACCGCCTGTATGATACATATCTTTTAAAACTTTTTGAGCTGCACTTGAATTAATTTTTCCGTCAGCGATCAATCCGATAAGTTCTGCATAATTTTCTGGAGTTATTTTCAAGTCCTTTACATCATGTTTATTTTCAACCAAGTGCTTGCGCAATTCTGAAATAATATAGTTAGTTGCCAGCTTGATAACCCTCTCTTCTGGAGATTTAATTTCATGGGATAAAATTTTTTCTTTTATTTCACCTATCACCTGTTCAAAATATTCAGCCAGATCATTTTGTGCCGTAAGAATGGCGATGTCATCATTATCAAGACTGTATTCTGAAGCAAATCTTTTTTCTTTAGCGTCCGGAAGCTCGGGAAGTCTTGTCTTTAAATTCTTAATGTATTGCTGAGTAAATTCCATGGGCGGAATATCCGGTTCCGGAAAATATCTGTAATCATGAGCCGACTCTTTTTTTCTCTGCGAAACGGTAACATTTTTCACACTGTCCCAACCGCGTGTCTCCTGCACAACTTTATCGCCCTTTTCTAAAATTTCTTTTTGCCTTTCAATTTCATAATTTATGGCTTTTTCGACGAAACGGAATGAGTTTATATTTTTTACTTCAACTTTCGTTCCACTTAATTTATTTTCTCCTTCCTTGTGCAGAGACAGATTAACTTCGCAGCGCATATTCCCCTTTTCCATGTCAGCATCAGAAATTCCCAGATAACGGCAAATCTGTTGCAGCTTAGTGCAGAATAATCTAGCTTGTTCCCCATTTTCAAAATCAGGTTCAGTTACTAATTCCATAAGAGGCACTCCGGCGCGATTAAAATCAACCAGGGTATAATCAGCTCCCTTGGGATGGATAAGTTTGCCTGTGTCTTCTTCTAAATGTATGCGAGTTATACCAATTTCTTTTCCATTTATATTGATACGCCCCTTTCCGCAAAGCGGTTGATCATATTGGGATATTTGATAGCCCTTAGGCAGGTCGGGATAAAAATAATTCTTACGGTCGAACTTTGATTTAACATTTATTTCGCAATTCAGGGCTAATCCAGCCAGTTGCACAAATTCAATTGCCTGTTGATTAGGAACAGGTAAAGTCCCCGGCTGGCCCGTGCAAACTGGACAAATATGTATATTTGGTTTTTTTTCTAAGCCTAAACCATTTTTGGAATTACAAAACATTTTGGAATGAGTTTTTAGTTCCACATGAACTTCCATGCCAATTGTTGGTATATATTTCATAAAATTGAAAATATAATATATTTATAATTCTTTAATTATCGATTATCTCCATCTCCATGCAATTTTCCCCTTTCCATTCTATCATATAGTTTTTTTATATTCTTTTCTGCAACTTCATCTAATGATAACCCAAGCTCTGTTGAAAGCTGAGATAAATACCATAAAACATCCCCGAGTTCCTTTTCTATGGCTTCTTTAGTTTCATCATCTACTTTGCCATCCTTATCTCTAAATATTTTCTTGATTTTTCCTAAAACTTCCCCGGCTTCATCGCCCAATCCTAATGCCGGATATACAAAACTTTCTCCAATTTTAGGATAAATTGCTGTTTTTCTAGATTTTTCCTGATACTCCTTAAAATCCATATTTTTTATTTATAATAATATTCCAACTATTCCTTTTATATCATCATGAACATTTTTTATTTCCTGATTAGCGTTTACTTCGGCCCAATTATATTTTCCGGAAAGAAGCTTGTGGAAATTCTTGCAAATCGTAATTCTCTCGGCCTCCATTTCATTACGATGGTCTTTTTCCACAGCTGTCAAAAATCTATTGCCGTTCATCAAAATCGATAAATCTTCCTTTAATAAATTCTTATTTATTTCTTCCAGATATTCAAGATCTCCTCCCCAGGTAAGCCCCCAGGCTATTCCGGTACCTATATAATCTTCCGCCACTATCCATTCGCCATTTTCTAATCTTCTTTTTAATGTTCCTTCATATCTTGACCTGTTATCGGCATATTTTTTCTGAAGTTCATGAGTTGAAAGTTCGTTTTTTTCTCTAAATTCAGGATCACGTAAATATTTATAGATAAAAGGACCTTCTGGTTCTAAATCATAAACTGGATATTTTAATCTCGAAACGTTTTTGCTCTTTTCTTTAAGATATTCGACTAAAAGTTCAACTTGGGTAGTTTTGCCAATACCATTAATGCCATATATTGCAATGAATTTACCTTTTTCCATATTATATTTTTTATTCCATTTCAGAGCTATTTTAGCATAAAAAAAACCAAAGTAAAAGCCATTGCAAAACATGTTTTGCAATGGCTTTAATATTTTTTTAAAAAATTTTAAATATTTCTTTCTGGAAAATAGTCTCCAATCAGACGTAATTCAATATCACGTCCACAATAACGAAGTCCTTCAATGCATTTTCCTGCTCGGTAGCAAGGTGGCTCGAAAATTTGAAGAAGTTTTTCATATTTTTCTCCTTTTTTCTGAATCGCCAAACGCAACATTCTTCCTAGATGGTAAATCTCCTCCTGCGCACAGAAACAGAGACGCTTGCCTTGTTCATGGGCAACAGCATTGAATGATCCGCGTTTTTTGTAGGTCACCATGGCGCCGTAGGGAGCCAAAATCATGGCCAGCGAATTTGGAATATTCTGAGAAACACTCAGCCATTGGTTCATTAATCCAAGTGCTTCTTTTTCCATTTTCATTCTGCGTAAAATTGGCGGCAGATAGAAATTGCCGGTAAATTTCGGTTCACCTCTGCCAATAGTGCGATGCCTCTGATCTTGACCCATGGTAGCAGCAGAAATTTCTATTTTTGTTCTGATGCCTCCAGTATTGTTGTTCATGGTATCAGGCAGGAAATGCAAGAGATCAATGGGATACATAATCTCTGACGGTGGCAAAACAAAATCTTCGATGCCTTCAATGTTCAAAAGCTTAAGTGAAGGTTTGTATTTTATTTTTATCGAATCTGCTGATGGCATCTTCATTTCCCATTGTTTTGGAAATTTCCGCTGGAACATAAAATCAACTTCCGGAAATTTTCTCAGGATCTTTTTAACCATCTCATCTGTTATATGTCGCATAGACGGCGTCCAGGCAGAATGATACATGGAAAACAATGAGACCAAGTCTACAGAAAAGTCCACACCAGTTGGGAAAATCAAAGAAATAAACATCCGCATTTGCTCCTGCGCGATTTTTGGGGCATTTGCGTCCAAATTTCCGGCAGAAACAAGAGGACGTTCTTTTTTGATTAATTCAGTGGAAATTTCCGTTGCTTTTCCTATATTCTGGTGATAAATCATAACTCCTTTTTTGATATATCCCAGAACATTCTTAATTTCACGCTCATTCACTTCCGGCCAAAATGTTCTGATATATTTCTTTATTTCTCTGAAATTCGGTTCCAAAAACATTTTAGCGCAATAGCGTCCGCTTCTTTGATCGGTGTTGTAAAACGGATTAGCCAAATGCATTCCAAAAGTTATGTCGCCAATAGACACTCCTTCAATATCAAAACTGTAAAGATTATGTTCCAGTGTAGTATGATGGCTGGGTCCAAAAAGTCTTCCTTCGACATCAATCATGTCTCCCCATTTAGGAGGCTTTGATTGATAGCATTTTCTCGCCGCATGTGAAGCTTTTACAAGCGGCCTAGCATTGGGATTTAACCTTATTTTAAACATAATTACCTCCTTGACCTATAGGTTTTGTATTTGTAAAAAACTGCCTAATTCTTACAGTTATCTATGGTTTTGTCAATCCAAAAAATTATTTTTTGAAAAACAAAAACCGCCTCAGATTTACTCTGAAGCGGATAATTATTTTTTTATTTCTCTACAATATCCTGCTGTCCCCTTCTTATATCAAACCTGTTTGGTTCTTCATCCAGATGAAGCACCAGTCCATCCTTGGCAAAAAGTTCCTTGAGGCTTTTTATCATTTTCAAAATCTGCTCTACCAATGTCGGATGTACAAATCTTGTAGACCTGAGCTCAACCAGATAAACCAAGGCTTTCAAATCTCCTGCCAGTCTGCAAGGCACTTTATATCCCATGGCGACATAGTATTGCATTCCTTCCTCGCTGACGCCCAATTTCTTTATTTTTTCTTCCTGTGATTTTATAAATTCTTCTGTTTTTTCTCGAAGATTATCCGGCAAAGATTTCAGATACCATTCATTGAATCCGTGAGATAAATTCAAAAGTGGCATTCTTTGCACAATAGCGCGATGTCTTTGCAGGTCACGAAAAGATCCGAAATCCAAAAGAAATTCATATCCTACCATTCCGCATTCAGCGATTGCCATCGGCAGCTCTGTTTTTATCGGTCGAGATTCCAAAACATTTTTATACTCTGAAAGCATTTTTCTATCAACATTGTCATACAGCAAAGTGAAATCCCTGAGTGAATCATTTTTATAATAATATTTTCCCTGCATCCATTTTTTATTGTAATCTTCGGTATTAGCGAACCTTTCCTGCCCAAAAGAACTGGTATACATATCCCTTAGGGCTTCTTCTGTTTTTTCTGCGATGTCCCTGATTTCTTTGAGAGGATGATGACGCAAAAGCATCAATTCATCTGCAAATTGCCTAAAATTCATCCTCCAAGCCACATTTGTTGTGGCGCCTGCCGGCAGAAAAGATCGAGTTATATCAAAAGCTCTGGCCATTATGGCTTTGTCATATATTTTTTGATCTTCATCATTGTTTTTCGGAAATTGTTTTTTTAGATGTTCGCGTACCGGATCCTGAGAATCTAAATAAAACTTTCTCCAATTTTCCAGAATTTCTTCTCCTTCTTTGGTTCCAGCAGGATTCAAAAATTTCTGATCAGAAAAATCAACATATCGAGTGGAAGCTTCCTGACCAGAATATAGTCTCCAATCTTGTATGGCTTTAGCAGCCAGCATAGAAATACCTTCAACAAAAACTGTTGCACTTCCGCAATCCCCTATAGATTTATGTCCATATCCAACATAGAATCTTTCCATAAAATTTTCAGCACCTTTTTCTTCAAGAACACTGAGGTGATTTTTTATTCCGCCTGTTGAACGAGAATGCAACGCCTGAAGCATTGCTTCTGCTTGTCCGTCAATTTTAGCTTCCGTATTAAGTACAAGAACAAATCCATTATCTGATAATTTTTTTATTATATGTTTTTCGAGAATATTCATAACAATTTCACTGTAAATTTTCTTTTATTATTTTTTCAATCTGATTATATAAATCAACAAATGTTCCATTGTTATCCACAATATAATTTGCATAATTCTTCAAGTCACGAATCTGTGATTCTGATTCATCCTGATTTGATTTTTCAAATTCACTAAATGACTTCTTATCATCATCCGAATTTTCTTCTCTTTTAATTATACGTTCGTATCGGATTTTAATATCAGTCTCTACATAAATAAGTTTGAAATGAGGAACATTTTCGAGGTATAAAATATCTGACATCCTGCGCACTCCATCTACTACAACTACCTCATGACTGTCATCAAGAGTGTCCTTATACATAACCTTAGAAAGCAAATCTTCTCCAAAATTTTTACGAAGACTGGTTGAAATTATTTGCAAATTATCACGAGATTGTTCTATATGGAGCCTGTCTAATACATCACGCAAAACAGTCGAGAAACGGTGCGAGCTTCCTCTGTGTTCTCCGACTATGTGTTTTGCAATTGTTCCTTTTCCACATCCCATTTCGCCAGCAAGACCTAGTATTAATTTAGCCATATTTTTTTATTTTTTATTTAATTACATGTTTTCGTATTTTTGGATCTCATTGTTCACTAATTCATATTGCACTCCAGCTTCTTTAAAAACTTCCTTGCTTCTTTCTCCGGCATGATAATCCATATTGGCCACAACTCTCTTGATTCCCGCATTAATTATTACTTTAGCGCATGTATAGCACGGGGTCATATGACAATAGAGAGTTGATCCTTCTAAGGAAACCCCAAAACGAGCAGCATTTGCTATGGCATTTAATTCAGCATGCGAAGTTCTTATACAGTGTTGGGTTTCATGGCCATCAGCGTGCCTTACTGTATGCATCTCATGACCGATTTCATCACAGTGATCAATGCCTATTGGAGAACCAACATAGCCAGTAGCTAAAATTCTTCTGTCTTTAGTGATAACACAACCAGATCTTCCTCTGTCGCATGTCCCCCTTGAGCCAACTAGTTCGACTATTTTCAGAAAATATTCATCCCATGATGGACGTACGTATTTTTCTTCTTTCATATTTAATATAAGATAAAAATTATATCTGCTTTTTTATTGTACACATTAAATTTTATAAGGTCAAAGCTGAATAAAATTTAACAAAACAAACAAAAAAGGTACCTACAAAGGTACCTTTTTTTCTTTTTTTGCTAGACTATAAATTAACTTTCATTGATGGTCCCATTGTCGAACAAATAGAAATAGAAATTATGTATTTTCCTTTTACTCCTGCTGGCTTAGCCTTATTAACAGCCTCTATGAAAGTAGTATAATTTTCCTCTAATTTTTTGATCTCGAAAGAACTTTTTCCTATAACTTGATGAACAACTCCTGAGGCATCATTTTTAAAACTTAATTTTCCTTTTTTAAGCATTTCTACAGTTTCTTTAATTTTATCGGAAACAGTTTCAGTTTTAGGACTTGGCATCAATCCACGTGGCCCAAGAATTTTTGCTGCCGGGGCAAGTTTAGGCATCATTTCTGGGCTGGCAACCAAAACATCAAATCCATCAATTTTTCCCTGTTTTATTTTTTCAATAAAATCTTCAGCACCTACAATATCAGCACCAGCTTCTTTAGCTTCTTTAGCTTTCGTTGAAGTTACAACTGCAATTTTCTTTGTTTTTCCAATTCCGTGTGGCAAAACAACAGCTGCGCGAACCTGTTGGTCTCCTTTTTTTGTATCCAGACCCAATTTTATGTGAACTTCTACTGATTCATCGAATTTTGCAATTTTTCCTTCCTTTATAAGAGTCAGGGCTTCCGTAATAAGATAAGTTTTATTCTTATCCACTTTTTCAGAAATAGCTCTGTATTTTTTTCCTCTTTTCATATTTTTTGTGTGGTCATAATGTCCTGTCACTTATAAATGACGCGACTCCCACTTTGTTATAAATAAATTATTCTATTTTAATTCCCATTGACCTGGCTGTACCAGCTACAATTTTCATTGCACCTTCAACATCATTAGCATTAAGATCAACCATTTTTTTCTTTGCAATTTCTTCCAGCTGAGCCTTAGTAACTTTACCTACTTTATCTTTCAGTGGGTTGGCAGCTCCTTTTCCTATGCCAGCTGCCTTTTTCAAAAGTTCAGCTGCCGGAGCAGTTTTCATGATGAAATCAAAAGAGCGATCTTCATATACCGTAATTTCAACAGGAACAACTTCGCCCATTTTATCTTTTGTAGCATCATTAAAGCGAGTACAAAATTCCTGAATTGCAATTCCGTGCTGTCCTAGAACCGGACCAATTGGAGGTGCAGGATTAGCTTTTCCTCCAACAACTTGGAGCTTGATAATTATTTTAATTTTCTTTGCCATAATATTAATTTAACATTAGTTGATTTATATCTTACTTACTTGTAAGAAATCCAGTTCTACTGGGGTTTCACGTCCAAAAATTGAAACGAGAACTTTAACTTTTCCTTTGTCTTCATCAAACTCCTGAACTTTTCCGTCAAAATCTTTAAATGGCCCTTCATTTATCTTTATTGAGTCTCCTGCTTTCAGATCTATCTTATATTTCGGCTCAGCTACACCCATCCTCTTTTTCAACATTTCTATTTCATGAGGATCAACCGGCGTAGGAGTTGTCCCGAGTCCAATAAATCCGGTAACATTAGGCGTATTGCGAACCACATACCATGAAGCATCTGTAACAACCATATTAACCAAAACATACCCGGGATAAATTCTCTCTTCAAAAACCGTCCTTTTACCATTTTTAATTTTAATTTTATTTTCCTTTGGAACCATTACATCAAAAATAAGATCCTGCATATCCATGGATTCTATGCGTTGTTTAAGGTTACGAGCAACATTATCTTCGTAGCCAGAATATGTATGAATCACATACCAAGCTCGGCCGTGATGTTGTGTTTGTTTTGCCATTTTTGTAATTTAACTACTTATTATTTTAAAATAAATGTTCTTAGGGCGTATCCAAAAACAGAATCTAAACCACCAAGAAAACCAGCTACTGCCAAACTTACAGCCACAACCAGCAAGGTGTAATTTATAGTTTGTTTTTTTGAAGGCCAATTTACTTTCATAAGTTCGTCTTTAGCCTCCTGCACAAATGTAACAATTTTGTTCATATTTTTAGGGTTTTTTAAAAAGCCCCTGGGGCTTTCTTATGGTTTAAACATACATTATTAAACGTTTGCTGTCAAATTGTGTGGGCGATCGGGGACTTGAACCTCGGACCTCGTCATTATCAGTGACGCGCTCTAACCAGCTGAGCTAATCGCCCTTAATATGAACTATACTGTGAACCTTTCTTTCATTGTTTGAGTCAAATTATAATAGATGACAGAAATTAAAACAAGATTTTATTCTTGTTTTACAGAGAAAATCCATAAATTAAGAACTGCTTTATTATATACTGTCAAAATAAAACCGGCAAGAGATATGTTGATTTATTACTGCCTGTAATTTTAGCCGTATCCCAATGACTTTATTATCGCACAAAGAGAAATTCTTGGTATTATAAAGTTAGTATTAGCTCAAAATTTTGGTTACTGTCCGCAAATGTTCGACGCTGTGCCGCCGCAAGCAACAGACATCGTACCAGCGCTATTCCAAGTCCCATTATAACACTCCCTAATATCATAACTACTTCCAGCACCAGGACAGGCATATACAAAAGTAAGAACATTGCAATGTGCACCGTTGCTGTAAGTTTTTGAACCATAAGTGCAAAGCTGGGGAGTTGCTTCACATACCACTGTTCCGTCAGAGTTGATGGTCCGAATAGCTAAGCCCGCAGCGCAAGTACCCGTTACTCTTCTTTGTAAATAAGTTGTGTCAGCTGAAATAGTTCCAGTAGTCGTAATCGGACCTCCAGTTAATCCTGTTCCGGTACTTAACTGAGTAACAGTTCCTGTTCCGCCACTAATAGTTTTCCATGAAGCTAAACCGTTAGCATCAGAAGTTAACACTTTGCCTACACCCTGGGTTCCGTCAGTAATTTTAATTTTCCCAATTAAATCCAATTTAGCTGCGGGTGTTGTTGTGCCGATACCAACGATACCATCAAAAACAGCATTGCTATAACCACGTAAGGCTCCATTGATTCCCAAAGCTCCAGCTTTAATTTGAGAAGAATTATCCGTAAGAATATCATCATTTGCATTTATATCACCCGTATTATTAATAGTGGTACCAGAAATAGAAATACCTGTGCCAGCATTGTAAGTTGTCCCACCGCCACTCGGCCAAGTGCTTCTGCAGTCACTTCCAATACAAAGACTGGTTTTCCCTTGCACTGATCCTTCTGCGCTAATTGAACCAGAGGAGCCAAAAGAACCGATTTTAATTTGGGGAGTGCCACTGGTATTTATCGGCGCTCCAATGTTTCCTTCTGGAGCTATTGTAGTTGGTTCAGTCCAAGCTTTGACAAATTGCAAGGAAACACCAAACATTATTCCAACAACAATAACGCTCGTCCAATAAGTAATGTTTTTGATCATGTTTTTGTTTTAAGAATTTAGTGAAATATGCTGGTATTTTACCATATAATTTAAATTTCACGAAATCTTTCTAAACTCTCTATAATTAAGAATACAGGCAGGATTCTGCGGTTAAAACAAAAAACACTATCTGAAAAGATAGTATCTTAATTGAATATTTATTAAAGGTGTGTTCAAACCTTTACTTAGACCTTGGTAAAGCCATTAGTAGGGTATTTAAACATGGATTTGTGGACCGGACAGGACTTGAACCCGCTACCTCCTCAGTGCAAATGAGGCGCTCTACCAGGTGAGCTACCGGCCCAAAAATAAAAACAACTAAAAACCATTATACACCGGCATAACCCGCTTGTCCATACTTCCCGGTCACTTTGTAAAATAAACCATTATTACAATCATAGCTAGCACTAACCTGTACCAAAAAAATGGAGCGTAACCAACTTTCTGAATAAAGCACAGCATATATTTAATAGCCAGATATCCGCTTACGGCAGCCGCTAAAATACCCAATAAAATAGGAACATTAATCCCTGTTTTAAAAAGTTCCGGGATTTTAAAAATTGCCGCCCCAAAAATTATTGGCGTGGAAAGGAGAAAAGAAAATCTAGCCGCCTGCTCTCTAGATAAACCGCAAGCCAAAGCTGCTGTCATAGTGGCGCCTGATCTGGAAACCCCAGGAATAATAGCTACGGCCTGTGAAAGTCCTATAATAATCGCGTCTTTAAAACTAGTGTTTTGTATATCCTTTTTATGGATTGCGTATCTATCAACTAAATATAAAATCAGACCGACTATGCTCAAAGTAAAAGCTATAATCAGAGGATGGCGAAAAGCTTGTTCGGCTTGAGTCTCGAGTAAAAATCCAAAAATAGCTCCCGGAACAGATGCAATAACCAAAAGCCACAATAAGCTAGCTGAATAATTTTTAGTTTCATTAATCTTTAGCTTAAAGTTTGTGTGAAAAATATTATTTGATGCTACTGAAAAAATTTCCAGCCAATCTTTCCAAAAAAATCCTATGACTGCAATGAGCGTTCCTATGTGAAGTGCCACATCAAAAGAAAGTCCTGGATCCTGCCAGCCAAAAAAATACGGTGCCAAAATCAGATGCGCAGTTGAAGAAATCGGCAAAAATTCTCCAAGTCCCTGAATGATTCCTAAAATTGTCGACTGAAAAATTTCCATGACTATTTTTTACCAATCAATAAAATATTTCTTTTATCTATTATCTCACATTTCTCCACCTTAAATCCAGCGTCAGAGAATAATTTACGCAATTCTCTTTTTGTAAAAGCATGATGATATCTTTGAAATTTTTTGCCCTCATTATCAGTAAAAGAAACATAACAATCATTCCAGTCCATATTCCTATCCCCTTTTAATTTACCCAACCAGTTTTTAAAAATATTTTTTATATATTTTTTTTGCCACAAATTCCAAGTTGTGATAATAATATATCCTTCTTTTTTTATAATTCTGTATAATTCTTTAGCGACATCTTCTCGATATTTTTTAGATGGAAAATGATGAAAGACTGCAATAGAAAAAATTATGTTGAAAGATTCGCTTGGCAATGATAGACTATCAGAATTAGATATCTTTTGAAAATTATTGGCTTTATTAGGATATTTTTCCTTAGCAGTATTAATAAGCTTTTCTGAGATATCTATACCCAAATAGTCGATTTTTTTATTAAAAAATAGCTCTAAAAGGCGTCCATTGCCGCAGCCGAAATCTAGCACTTTCTCCCCTTCTTTGGCATAATCAGCGATAAATTCCAATCCGCGCCAAAAATATTTCCTGGTTTCAG from Candidatus Moraniibacteriota bacterium includes:
- the miaA gene encoding tRNA (adenosine(37)-N6)-dimethylallyltransferase MiaA, giving the protein MKKLTLPKIIVLLGPTASGKSDIAIKLAQEFNGEIISADSRQVYRGMNIGSGKVTEAEQKMAIHHMLDIADPNDEFNISHFKKSAEKIIKDILKRKKLPIICGGTGFWIKAIVDNLQLPEVKPDKKLRNLLSNKSAEELFKMLRKLDPERAESIDPKNKVRLIRAIEICETLGTVPKMTTADKESRKYEFLQISINVPKKILTEKIKKRLEQRFKQGMIEEVQNLNKNGVSWERLEYFGLEYRWIARYLQNKVSLSEMKEKLYFDIIHYAKRQMTWFKKDKRILWLKDYREIKKEIMQFLKH
- a CDS encoding cytidine/deoxycytidylate deaminase family protein — encoded protein: MKEEKYVRPSWDEYFLKIVELVGSRGTCDRGRSGCVITKDRRILATGYVGSPIGIDHCDEIGHEMHTVRHADGHETQHCIRTSHAELNAIANAARFGVSLEGSTLYCHMTPCYTCAKVIINAGIKRVVANMDYHAGERSKEVFKEAGVQYELVNNEIQKYENM
- a CDS encoding FAD-dependent thymidylate synthase translates to MFKIRLNPNARPLVKASHAARKCYQSKPPKWGDMIDVEGRLFGPSHHTTLEHNLYSFDIEGVSIGDITFGMHLANPFYNTDQRSGRYCAKMFLEPNFREIKKYIRTFWPEVNEREIKNVLGYIKKGVMIYHQNIGKATEISTELIKKERPLVSAGNLDANAPKIAQEQMRMFISLIFPTGVDFSVDLVSLFSMYHSAWTPSMRHITDEMVKKILRKFPEVDFMFQRKFPKQWEMKMPSADSIKIKYKPSLKLLNIEGIEDFVLPPSEIMYPIDLLHFLPDTMNNNTGGIRTKIEISAATMGQDQRHRTIGRGEPKFTGNFYLPPILRRMKMEKEALGLMNQWLSVSQNIPNSLAMILAPYGAMVTYKKRGSFNAVAHEQGKRLCFCAQEEIYHLGRMLRLAIQKKGEKYEKLLQIFEPPCYRAGKCIEGLRYCGRDIELRLIGDYFPERNI
- the rplA gene encoding 50S ribosomal protein L1; translation: MKRGKKYRAISEKVDKNKTYLITEALTLIKEGKIAKFDESVEVHIKLGLDTKKGDQQVRAAVVLPHGIGKTKKIAVVTSTKAKEAKEAGADIVGAEDFIEKIKQGKIDGFDVLVASPEMMPKLAPAAKILGPRGLMPSPKTETVSDKIKETVEMLKKGKLSFKNDASGVVHQVIGKSSFEIKKLEENYTTFIEAVNKAKPAGVKGKYIISISICSTMGPSMKVNL
- a CDS encoding AAA family ATPase, producing the protein MAKLILGLAGEMGCGKGTIAKHIVGEHRGSSHRFSTVLRDVLDRLHIEQSRDNLQIISTSLRKNFGEDLLSKVMYKDTLDDSHEVVVVDGVRRMSDILYLENVPHFKLIYVETDIKIRYERIIKREENSDDDKKSFSEFEKSNQDESESQIRDLKNYANYIVDNNGTFVDLYNQIEKIIKENLQ
- a CDS encoding FAD-dependent thymidylate synthase, whose protein sequence is MNILEKHIIKKLSDNGFVLVLNTEAKIDGQAEAMLQALHSRSTGGIKNHLSVLEEKGAENFMERFYVGYGHKSIGDCGSATVFVEGISMLAAKAIQDWRLYSGQEASTRYVDFSDQKFLNPAGTKEGEEILENWRKFYLDSQDPVREHLKKQFPKNNDEDQKIYDKAIMARAFDITRSFLPAGATTNVAWRMNFRQFADELMLLRHHPLKEIRDIAEKTEEALRDMYTSSFGQERFANTEDYNKKWMQGKYYYKNDSLRDFTLLYDNVDRKMLSEYKNVLESRPIKTELPMAIAECGMVGYEFLLDFGSFRDLQRHRAIVQRMPLLNLSHGFNEWYLKSLPDNLREKTEEFIKSQEEKIKKLGVSEEGMQYYVAMGYKVPCRLAGDLKALVYLVELRSTRFVHPTLVEQILKMIKSLKELFAKDGLVLHLDEEPNRFDIRRGQQDIVEK
- a CDS encoding nucleoside triphosphate pyrophosphohydrolase family protein — encoded protein: MDFKEYQEKSRKTAIYPKIGESFVYPALGLGDEAGEVLGKIKKIFRDKDGKVDDETKEAIEKELGDVLWYLSQLSTELGLSLDEVAEKNIKKLYDRMERGKLHGDGDNR
- the gatB gene encoding Asp-tRNA(Asn)/Glu-tRNA(Gln) amidotransferase subunit GatB, producing MKYIPTIGMEVHVELKTHSKMFCNSKNGLGLEKKPNIHICPVCTGQPGTLPVPNQQAIEFVQLAGLALNCEINVKSKFDRKNYFYPDLPKGYQISQYDQPLCGKGRININGKEIGITRIHLEEDTGKLIHPKGADYTLVDFNRAGVPLMELVTEPDFENGEQARLFCTKLQQICRYLGISDADMEKGNMRCEVNLSLHKEGENKLSGTKVEVKNINSFRFVEKAINYEIERQKEILEKGDKVVQETRGWDSVKNVTVSQRKKESAHDYRYFPEPDIPPMEFTQQYIKNLKTRLPELPDAKEKRFASEYSLDNDDIAILTAQNDLAEYFEQVIGEIKEKILSHEIKSPEERVIKLATNYIISELRKHLVENKHDVKDLKITPENYAELIGLIADGKINSSAAQKVLKDMYHTGGDPSQIIEEKNLGQMQDASELEAAVESVLEANAKSVEDYKSGKQNALQFLVGQIMKETKGKANPGMVMELLRKKIK